A window of the Lactuca sativa cultivar Salinas chromosome 5, Lsat_Salinas_v11, whole genome shotgun sequence genome harbors these coding sequences:
- the LOC111898342 gene encoding uncharacterized protein LOC111898342, giving the protein MKVVKNVPKYQSLINQCLSFLILMQLHKHQSPITNQSITSVSNATPQTQCSNQPNDNVDLKDLPKDPADRPLITSYKPNIRDDVRRAYFLQGPDLMGQKGGRDAFVSQGFDTWNKKDAFRTHVGGIDSFHNKAKEKCEFLMKEKQAINVVLRMQTEAEDHKYKARLCVSMIVVRLLLKTGLPFRGHDELVNSENRGLYIEVLKAIRETSEDIFNNTLENARKNNQLISPKIQKELVQCFAQEVLLSIREEIGQDVFALLADESSDVSKKEQVAIVLRYVDTLGFVKERFIGLVHVKDTSSLTLKNAINEVLTSNKLSFSQIRGQGYDGASNMRGEFNGLKALILQENDTTFYVHCFAHQLQLVVVAVAKKHDVISDFFEQISLVVNVVCASCKRKDLLREQARERVQKGLCSGELETGRGLNQETTLVRAGETRWGSYFNTLTSLMKLFADVLVVLDFVKEEGGSLANRQQASGILAYFKSYEFVFYLHMMYDILHLTGTLSKQLQSKDLDILEAASMVRGTMEALQSFRNIGLASILPKVSSFCETHEVDTLDMEELYIGARNRRTTKTNRIHFEVEIFNTVVDMQLIEYRDRFSETSTQLLEYMGALSPCDSFAQFDKSKLLKLGKLYKYDFDDSDMIDPEGQLEIFYHSCIKDERFASLKGISNLSRLMVSTGKHRSYPLVYKLLNLALILPVATASVETCFSKMKLLKTDLRNKIGDEFLNDALLCNVETEALAEVENEKVMERFQKMSARRGKI; this is encoded by the exons ATGAAAGTGGTGAAGAATGTTCCCAAATACCAATCACTAATCAATCAATGCCTTTCGTTTCTAATCCTTATGCAACTCCACAAACACCAATCACCAATCACCAATCAATCAATCACTTCGGTTTCTAATGCAACTCCACAAACACAATGCTCTAACCAACCTAATGATAATGTTGACTTGAAGGATCTTCCAAAGGACCCGGCGGATAGGCCATTGATTACAAGTTACAAACCAAATATAAGAGATGATGTAAGAAGAGCATATTTTCTTCAAGGACC GGACCTCATGGGACAAAAAGGAGGGAGAGATGCATTTGTTTCTCAAGGTTTTGATACTTGGAATAAAAAAGATGCATTTCGGACTCATGTGGGTGGTATTGATAGTTTTCACAACAAAGCAAAAGAAAAGTGTGAGTTTTTAATGAAGGAAAAACAAGCTATCAATGTAGTGTTGAGGATGCAAACCGAAGCAGAGGATCATAAATATAAAGCTCGATTATGTGTTTCTATGATTGTTGTTAGACTTTTATTGAAAACCGGTTTACCGTTTCGTGGTCATGACGAGTTGGTTAACTCGGAAAATAGAGGGCTATACATTGAAGTATTAAAAGCCATTCGAGAGACTAGTGAAGATATTTTCAACAATACTTTAGAAAATGCTCGAAAAAACAATCAACTAATTTCCCCTAAAATTCAAAAAGAACTTGTGCAATGTTTTGCACAAGAAGTACTTTTGAGTATTCGTGAAGAGATTGGTCAAGATGTTTTTGCTTTACTAGCTGATGAATCTAGTGATGTTTCAAAAAAGGAACAAGTGGCTATTGTTTTGCGTTATGTCGATACTCTTGGCTTTGTGAAAGAAAGATTCATAGGTCTAGTGCACGTGAAGGATACATCTTCTTTGACACTCAAAAACGCCATAAATGAAGTACTTACAAGTAATAAGTTGAGTTTTAGTCAG atAAGAGGACAAGGTTATGATGGGGCTAGCAATATGCGAGGGGAATTCAATGGTTTGAAAGCTTTGATATTACAAGAAAATGACACGACTTTTTATGTACATTGCTTTGCACACCAACTTCAATTAGTAGTTGTGGCTGTAGCAAAGAAGCATGATGTTATTAGTGACTTTTTTGAGCAAATTTCGTTGGTGGTTAATGTAGTTTGTGCATCGTGTAAAAGAAAAGACTTACTACGAGAGCAAGCAAGAGAAAGGGTGCAAAAAGGATTGTGTAGTGGTGAACTTGAAACCGGAAGAGGGTTAAATCAAGAGACTACACTTGTTCGAGCGGGAGAAACAAGATGGGGTTCATATTTCAACACACTCACAAGTTTGATGAAGTTATTTGCAGATGTTCTTGTAGTTTTAGATTTTGTGAAAGAGGAGGGAGGGTCATTGGCAAACCGTCAACAAGCATCTGGAATCTTAGCATATTTTAAATCATATGAGTTCGTGTTTTACTTACATATGATGTATGACATTTTACACCTCACGGGTACATTGTCAAAGCAACTTCAAAGTAAAGATCTAGACATTTTAGAAGCGGCTTCGATGGTTAGAGGGACAATGGAGGCATTGCAATCTTTTAGAAACATAGGGCTTGCTAGCATTTTGCCAAAAGTATCCTCTTTTTGTGAAACACACGAAGTTGATACTTTGGATATGGAAGAGTTGTATATTGGTGCGAGAAACCGTAGGACTACAAAGACTAATAGGATTCATTTTGAGGTTGAAATCTTCAACACGGTGGTAGATATGCAACTTATAGAATATCGGGATCGATTTAGTGAAACAAGCACCCAATTATTAGAATACATGGGTGCTTTGAGCCCTTGTGATTCATTTGCACAATTTGACAAATCAAAGTTATTGAAGTTGGGTAAGTTATACAAGTATGACTTTGATGATTCAGATATGATAGACCCTGAAGGCCAACTTGAGATATTTTATCACTCTTGCATCAAAGATGAGCGCTTCGCTAGTTTGAAAGGAATTTCCAACCTTTCTCGTTTGATGGTTAGTACGGGGAAGCATCGATCTTATCCTTTGGTTTATAAGCTATTAAATTTGGCTTTGATACTACCTGTAGCGACTGCAAGTGTAGAAACATGTTTTTCAAAGATGAAGCTCTTGAAGACCGACTTGCGTAACAAAATTGGCGATGAATTTTTGAACGACGCATTGCTGTGTAATGTCGAGACCGAAGCACTTGCAGAAGTTGAGAATGAAAAAGTAATGGAGCGGTTTCAAAAGATGTCTGCACGAAGAGGAAAAATTTAA